In one Gossypium hirsutum isolate 1008001.06 chromosome D09, Gossypium_hirsutum_v2.1, whole genome shotgun sequence genomic region, the following are encoded:
- the LOC107891024 gene encoding WAT1-related protein At2g37460, protein MENQVDGSLGGRYKPFFAAVFLQVGYAGMDILSKTALNLGMSNYVLVVYRHAIATLVMAPFAALLDKKVRPKMTMRIFIQIMVLGLLEPVIDQNLYFLGMKYTTATFATAMYNILPAITFVMAWIFRLEKVKLRSIRSHGKIIGTLATVAGAMVMTLMKGPVLELFWTKGRNNHEAASKNGTDLHDCIKGGVLITIGCFSYACFVILQAITLETYPADLSLTVWICLLGTLEGTIAALIMEKGNAAIWAIKWDTKLLTAAYTGIVCSGLAYYIQGMIMKHRGPVFVTAFSPLCMVIVAIISSFILAEQMFLGRVIGATVIIVGLYLVLWGKNKDYMKSPPPPSPLMDGQIIEAAKIDMGITVDDGTKGTSIRDEKLQEKRHSIIV, encoded by the exons ATGGAGAACCAAGTAGATGGTTCATTAGGAGGCAGGTATAAGCCATTCTTTGCTGCAGTTTTCTTGCAAGTTGGGTATGCAGGCATGGATATCTTATCTAAGACTGCATTAAACCTGGGGATGAGCAATTACGTACTCGTTGTTTACCGCCATGCCATTGCCACCCTTGTTATGGCTCCTTTCGCTGCTTTGCTCGACAA GAAAGTGAGGCCTAAGATGACCATGAGAATCTTCATCCAAATAATGGTGCTAGGCTTACTGGA GCCAGTAATTGAccaaaacttgtattttttgGGAATGAAATACACAACTGCAACCTTTGCAACTGCCATGTACAATATTCTTCCTGCTATAACTTTCGTTATGGCTTGGATTTTCAG GCTTGAGAAGGTGAAGTTAAGGTCCATCCGTAGCCATGGAAAGATTATAGGAACCCTTGCAACAGTTGCAGGAGCGATGGTGATGACACTGATGAAAGGACCAGTGCTTGAGTTGTTTTGGACCAAGGGAAGAAACAACCATGAAGCAGCATCCAAAAACGGGACCGATCTCCACGATTGCATTAAAGGTGGTGTACTCATCACAATTGGCTGCTTCAGCTATGCTTGTTTCGTAATTCTCCAA GCAATCACTCTGGAAACCTATCCAGCTGACCTTTCTCTAACAGTTTGGATATGCCTGTTGGGCACCCTTGAAGGTACAATAGCTGCTTTGATTATGGAAAAGGGAAATGCTGCCATTTGGGCCATTAAATGGGACACCAAGTTGCTCACCGCTGCATACACT GGTATTGTATGTTCAGGACTTGCTTATTACATTCAAGGGATGATAATGAAACACAGAGGTCCAGTATTTGTGACAGCTTTTAGTCCCCTATGCATGGTTATTGTAGCCATTATATCCTCTTTCATTCTGGCTGAACAAATGTTTCTGGgaag GGTGATTGGAGCTACCGTCATAATTGTGGGTCTATATCTGGTGTTATGGGGTAAAAACAAGGATTACATGAAGTCTCCACCTCCACCATCGCCACTAATGGATGGGCAAATAATAGAAGCAGCTAAAATAGATATGGGTATCACAGTTGATGACGGCACCAAAGGAACCTCGATCAGAGATGAAAAATTACAAGAGAAAAGGCATTCAATTATCGTCTAA